The following coding sequences lie in one Brevibacterium marinum genomic window:
- a CDS encoding amidohydrolase family protein, which yields MPFAPTPGWLNWERDRAHPAVELPTGSVDAHCHVFGPGDVFPYAPTRKYTPCDASKQDLFRLHEDLGIARRVMVQATCHGTDNAALLDVLAADPAASRGVVSVSSDITDEELARMHEQGVRGVRFNFVKRLVDHSPVAELMLISEKIRAFGWHIVIYFEAADLPDLESFLADLPVPLVVDHMGRPDVSESSTGAEFSRFISFVDKTSAWVKVSCPERLSHSGPFARKGNTDIYDDVVPFARRVISEFPDHVLWGTDWPHPNLKSHMPDDAVLLNYLAQITDSDAQLRRVLVDNPTALYWA from the coding sequence ATGCCCTTTGCTCCTACCCCAGGTTGGTTGAACTGGGAACGCGACCGAGCACACCCGGCAGTCGAGCTTCCCACGGGAAGTGTTGATGCTCATTGTCACGTCTTCGGACCCGGCGATGTCTTTCCCTACGCTCCGACACGCAAATACACGCCCTGCGATGCGTCCAAGCAGGATCTATTCCGACTGCATGAGGATCTCGGGATCGCTCGTCGAGTGATGGTCCAAGCGACATGCCACGGCACTGACAATGCGGCTCTGCTCGACGTGTTGGCAGCCGATCCCGCTGCATCGCGAGGCGTCGTCTCCGTCTCGTCGGACATCACCGACGAAGAGCTGGCCCGGATGCACGAGCAGGGAGTACGCGGAGTCCGATTCAATTTCGTCAAACGACTGGTCGATCACTCCCCCGTCGCCGAGCTCATGCTCATCTCCGAGAAGATCAGAGCATTCGGGTGGCATATCGTCATCTACTTCGAAGCCGCTGACCTACCCGATCTGGAGAGCTTCCTCGCTGATCTGCCCGTTCCCCTCGTCGTCGACCACATGGGTCGTCCCGATGTATCAGAATCGTCGACCGGTGCCGAGTTCTCCCGTTTCATCTCCTTCGTCGACAAGACATCCGCGTGGGTCAAGGTCAGCTGCCCCGAGCGGCTCTCGCACTCGGGGCCCTTTGCGCGAAAGGGCAACACGGACATCTATGACGACGTCGTTCCATTTGCTCGTCGCGTCATCTCCGAATTTCCCGACCACGTGCTGTGGGGCACCGACTGGCCGCATCCGAATCTCAAATCCCATATGCCCGACGACGCCGTTCTTCTCAACTATCTCGCACAGATCACGGATTCGGATGCACAGCTGCGCCGTGTCCTGGTCGACAATCCCACCGCCCTCTATTGGGCCTGA
- a CDS encoding MFS transporter → METTNSANRINRLPITRFHKIIIVVVAVAYFFEFADINTFSTTAPKIAQVWGLDVNHIAYITSISFVGMFIGSLAGGWLADRAGRKAAFLYTTLWFSVFSAATVLAWNIYSLGILRFLTCAGLSAMTVVAVIYVNEIFPAKVRGKYLAYAIVIGICGTPVTNLIASAVVPISDWSWRLVFLWGTLGVVILFMIRHLPESPMWLESKRRFSRAEDVLREMEAKVSGFAGDLPQPLAPVAEVREQKKSGLRTLMQRRYLVPLLVLIVLWVTQTVGFFGYSSWAPTLLSKQGISVEDSILYVALATIGAPLGSLLAAFVTDKFERKWLLVIFGTTIGISGLLYGLTFSPIMIVVFGFLVNMFERGYTSLAYAYSPELFDTRTRSLGTGIAYGIGRLSNAVGPLVIASLYTSTGYASVFVFIAATWVVGAIVLALFGRNTKVRPVQQGDGMCTAAASPVGGEQ, encoded by the coding sequence ATGGAAACCACAAATTCTGCCAATAGAATCAATCGACTGCCCATCACTCGATTCCACAAAATCATCATCGTCGTGGTGGCGGTGGCCTACTTCTTTGAGTTCGCCGACATCAACACCTTTTCGACGACCGCCCCCAAAATAGCCCAAGTCTGGGGCCTGGACGTCAACCACATCGCCTACATCACCTCGATATCATTCGTCGGCATGTTCATCGGCTCCCTTGCCGGAGGCTGGTTGGCCGATCGGGCGGGCCGGAAAGCTGCATTCCTGTACACAACTCTGTGGTTCTCCGTCTTCTCAGCAGCCACGGTGCTCGCGTGGAACATCTATTCGCTGGGGATCCTGCGCTTCCTCACCTGCGCCGGACTGTCGGCGATGACGGTGGTCGCAGTCATCTACGTCAACGAGATCTTTCCTGCCAAGGTCCGCGGCAAGTACCTGGCGTATGCCATAGTGATCGGCATCTGCGGAACTCCGGTGACCAATCTCATTGCCAGTGCGGTCGTGCCGATCAGCGATTGGTCCTGGCGACTGGTCTTCCTGTGGGGCACTCTCGGCGTCGTCATCCTATTCATGATTCGGCATCTGCCGGAATCTCCCATGTGGCTCGAAAGCAAACGCCGCTTCTCCCGTGCCGAGGACGTGCTGCGAGAGATGGAGGCCAAGGTCTCCGGCTTCGCGGGTGACCTCCCTCAGCCGCTTGCTCCTGTGGCAGAGGTCCGCGAACAGAAGAAGTCCGGACTGCGGACTCTCATGCAGCGACGCTATCTTGTCCCCCTGCTCGTGCTCATAGTCCTGTGGGTGACTCAGACTGTCGGCTTCTTCGGTTACTCCAGTTGGGCGCCGACGCTGCTGTCGAAGCAGGGCATCAGTGTCGAGGACTCAATCCTCTACGTCGCGCTGGCCACGATCGGAGCACCATTGGGGTCCCTTCTGGCAGCATTCGTCACCGACAAGTTCGAGCGCAAATGGCTACTTGTCATCTTCGGAACCACGATCGGCATCTCGGGACTGCTCTACGGCCTGACCTTCAGCCCCATTATGATCGTCGTGTTCGGGTTCTTGGTGAACATGTTCGAGCGGGGCTATACCTCGCTGGCCTACGCCTACTCTCCTGAGCTGTTCGACACCCGCACCAGATCATTGGGAACGGGTATCGCCTACGGAATCGGTCGCCTGTCCAATGCAGTCGGGCCCTTGGTCATCGCATCGCTGTATACATCAACGGGCTATGCCTCCGTCTTCGTGTTCATTGCAGCCACATGGGTGGTTGGGGCGATCGTGCTTGCGCTGTTCGGTCGGAACACCAAGGTCAGACCCGTCCAGCAGGGCGACGGAATGTGCACAGCTGCGGCGTCGCCGGTTGGGGGCGAACAGTGA
- a CDS encoding 4-oxalomesaconate tautomerase: MRVVDDTDDTHTSFGPRGDQTSIRMCLMRGGTSRGPFFRGSDLPSDPEIRDRVLLSVMGSPHPLQVDGVGGGHSLTSKAGIVSCSPAPEVDLDFEFAQLQPDASTVQTTANCGNMLAAVVPFAVEAGLIVPDSDSTEVTVRTTNTGLIATITVQTPKLSADGPRTVSYDGCTTIDGVSGSSSPVSILFVNTAGSIAPGLLPTGNRLDSLSLPNGDRIGATMIDNGQPLVLLRAHDLGLTGAEDLSDLTADSALADTLEHLRLSSAHMMGLGDVTDKNYPKMTLLAPPAQGGAIATRSFIPHTVHRSIGVLAALTVATASCMAGTVAFSLADPGDGESRTLEIEHPTGAFPVDLQILDNRVCRSGLTRTARLIMDGQVFVPKSVWAPVSAESATHKEGTQN; the protein is encoded by the coding sequence GTGAGGGTTGTCGATGACACGGATGACACGCATACGTCGTTCGGACCACGCGGTGACCAGACTTCGATCAGGATGTGCCTGATGCGCGGGGGCACGTCTCGTGGACCGTTCTTCCGGGGATCCGATCTGCCGTCTGACCCTGAGATCCGCGATCGCGTCCTCCTATCCGTCATGGGCAGCCCTCATCCGCTGCAGGTGGATGGAGTCGGGGGCGGGCATTCGCTGACGAGCAAGGCCGGCATCGTCTCCTGCTCGCCGGCGCCGGAGGTCGATCTCGATTTCGAATTCGCCCAGCTGCAGCCCGATGCCTCGACGGTGCAGACAACAGCCAACTGTGGGAACATGCTTGCTGCGGTCGTCCCATTCGCGGTGGAGGCAGGGCTGATCGTTCCCGATTCCGATTCCACCGAAGTCACAGTGAGAACCACCAACACGGGCCTCATTGCCACTATCACCGTTCAGACGCCGAAGCTCAGCGCCGACGGCCCTCGGACCGTCAGCTATGACGGCTGTACGACGATTGACGGAGTCAGCGGATCATCGAGTCCGGTCTCCATCTTGTTCGTCAACACGGCTGGTTCGATCGCCCCCGGCCTGCTTCCGACCGGCAATCGTCTCGATTCCCTGAGTCTCCCCAACGGCGACCGCATAGGCGCCACAATGATCGACAACGGTCAGCCCCTCGTCCTGCTGCGAGCCCATGACCTCGGCCTCACCGGAGCGGAGGACCTCTCAGACCTGACCGCTGATTCCGCTCTCGCCGACACGCTCGAACATCTGCGTCTCTCATCGGCACACATGATGGGCCTCGGCGATGTGACAGACAAGAACTACCCGAAGATGACCCTGCTCGCTCCCCCTGCCCAGGGGGGAGCGATAGCGACGAGGAGTTTCATCCCGCACACAGTTCACCGATCAATCGGAGTTCTGGCGGCGCTGACGGTCGCCACTGCATCCTGCATGGCAGGAACCGTTGCCTTTTCGCTGGCCGACCCAGGAGACGGCGAGAGCCGAACCCTTGAGATCGAACACCCCACCGGAGCATTTCCGGTCGATCTCCAGATCCTCGACAACCGCGTCTGCCGTTCGGGTCTGACGAGAACGGCTCGCCTGATCATGGACGGTCAAGTCTTCGTCCCCAAGTCTGTATGGGCCCCGGTATCCGCTGAATCAGCCACCCACAAAGAAGGTACACAGAATTGA
- a CDS encoding amidohydrolase family protein yields the protein MIIDCHGHYTTAPASLRAWRDAQIAALDSGPAPDGGGPTISDDEIRESLEGNQLRLMDDRGIDLTIFSPRASFMAHHLGDFATSAKWARICNDLCARVSRLYPDRFAPAIMLPQSPGADLATSVDEIDRCVDEHDVVALNINPDPSGGHWTSPPLTDESWFPIYEKMIEHGLPAMVHVSTSVNPAFHTTGAHYLNADTTAVMQLIEGDLFGRYPELKLIVPHGGGAAPYHWGRFRGLAQALGKPDLEQHILGNLYFDTCVYHQPGIDELLSVIPSQNVLFASEMIGAVRTVDPTTGFNFDDTVRYITDADLSAEERQDIFEHNARRVYPRLDSRISSHRV from the coding sequence TTGATCATCGACTGTCACGGACATTACACGACCGCCCCAGCCTCTCTCAGAGCGTGGCGAGACGCCCAGATAGCTGCTCTCGACAGCGGTCCGGCACCGGATGGCGGCGGACCCACGATCAGCGATGATGAGATCCGAGAGTCCCTCGAAGGCAACCAGCTGAGGCTGATGGACGATCGTGGAATCGACCTCACCATCTTCTCGCCCCGAGCATCGTTCATGGCCCACCATCTCGGCGACTTCGCCACATCCGCGAAATGGGCCCGAATCTGCAATGATCTCTGCGCCAGAGTGTCCCGACTGTATCCTGACCGTTTTGCTCCAGCGATCATGCTCCCGCAGTCGCCCGGTGCGGACCTTGCGACCAGTGTCGACGAAATCGATCGCTGTGTCGATGAGCATGACGTGGTGGCGCTCAACATCAACCCCGATCCCTCGGGCGGACACTGGACCTCTCCTCCGCTGACGGACGAGTCGTGGTTTCCGATCTACGAGAAGATGATCGAGCACGGGCTGCCGGCGATGGTCCACGTGTCGACTTCGGTCAACCCGGCATTCCACACAACCGGCGCCCACTATCTCAATGCCGACACCACCGCCGTCATGCAGCTCATCGAGGGAGATCTCTTCGGCCGATATCCCGAGCTCAAACTGATCGTTCCACACGGCGGGGGTGCTGCGCCCTATCATTGGGGGCGTTTCCGCGGCCTCGCGCAGGCTCTGGGGAAGCCCGACCTCGAACAGCACATCCTCGGAAATCTGTATTTCGACACCTGCGTCTATCACCAGCCGGGAATCGATGAGCTGCTCTCCGTGATTCCCTCGCAGAATGTCCTCTTCGCTTCGGAGATGATCGGAGCCGTGCGCACCGTGGATCCGACGACAGGCTTCAACTTCGACGACACCGTCCGCTATATCACCGATGCTGATCTGAGCGCTGAGGAACGTCAGGACATCTTCGAGCACAACGCCAGACGGGTCTACCCGCGCCTTGATTCGCGAATCTCCTCTCACCGAGTGTGA